In Actinoplanes derwentensis, the following proteins share a genomic window:
- a CDS encoding 3-oxoacyl-ACP synthase III family protein, with translation MAVGILGTGSYLPAQVVTNVDLRSFVPDADPEWVSRKTLIEARRFAAPDEATSDLAAKAGAAALERAGITADEIDYIIVSTSTGDSPQPPTSNLVQNLIGATGAACFDVNAVCAGFVFALSVANGLIQTQPDAKVLVIASDIYSRILDFGDRRTAVLFGDGAGAAVVGRVPDGYGIIDLDLSSRGDANGLIYVKGGGSRLPASPQTVADGDHYFRMNGRGVRDFVATAVPPALEELLHRNELKAEDVDHFVPHQANGIMLQELVESAGFRNAHTHLTLPWYGNVGSASLPVTLDDANHNGSLRDGQLVLLAGFGGGMSMGACLLRWGR, from the coding sequence ATGGCGGTAGGAATTCTCGGTACTGGCTCCTACCTCCCGGCGCAGGTGGTGACCAATGTGGACCTTCGCTCGTTCGTTCCGGACGCGGATCCGGAATGGGTCTCCCGTAAGACTCTGATCGAGGCTCGTCGATTCGCCGCCCCCGATGAGGCCACTTCCGATCTGGCCGCCAAGGCCGGCGCGGCGGCACTCGAGCGGGCCGGGATCACCGCCGACGAGATCGACTACATCATCGTCTCGACGTCGACCGGTGACTCACCGCAACCGCCGACCTCGAACCTGGTGCAGAACCTGATCGGTGCCACCGGTGCCGCCTGCTTCGACGTCAACGCGGTCTGCGCCGGTTTCGTCTTCGCCCTCAGCGTGGCGAACGGTCTGATCCAGACGCAGCCCGACGCCAAGGTGCTGGTGATCGCGTCGGACATCTACTCGCGGATCCTCGACTTCGGCGACCGGCGCACCGCGGTGCTCTTCGGTGACGGCGCCGGTGCCGCGGTGGTCGGCCGGGTGCCGGACGGCTACGGGATCATCGACCTCGACCTGTCCTCCCGTGGCGACGCGAACGGCCTGATCTACGTCAAGGGGGGCGGGAGCCGGCTGCCGGCCTCGCCGCAGACGGTCGCCGACGGCGACCACTACTTCCGGATGAACGGCCGTGGGGTACGGGACTTCGTGGCGACCGCGGTTCCGCCGGCCCTCGAAGAGTTGCTGCACCGCAACGAGCTGAAGGCCGAGGACGTCGACCACTTCGTGCCGCACCAGGCCAACGGCATCATGCTGCAGGAGCTGGTGGAGTCGGCTGGCTTCCGGAACGCACACACCCACCTCACGCTGCCGTGGTACGGCAACGTGGGCAGCGCCTCGCTCCCGGTGACCCTCGACGACGCGAACCACAACGGCTCGCTGCGCGACGGCCAGCTGGTGCTGCTGGCCGGCTTCGGCGGCGGCATGTCGATGGGCGCCTGCCTGCTCCGCTGGGGCCGCTGA
- a CDS encoding MHYT domain-containing protein, whose amino-acid sequence MAQIHHFEYGALTPTVSYILSVLGSLLGLTSAGRLRSSKTRGERIWWLTLAAVAIGATAIWSMHFVAMLGFDVEGTPIRYDIGLTVASALIALVSVGVGLAIALLGRTASKARILVGGVIAGLGVAAMHYCGMAAMELRGEIHYSGREVALSIGIAVVAATVALYLAITVTKPVAIFVSALVMGIAVNGMHFTGMLAMSVTGEANTFGSVEGATAAGLLVPVGAAVVFAIIGMGYALVSAPTEEDREAIAYLAQRMEDRLANPQPQQPQVPFGGAPASQQQPQGRAGRTTLGDASWTYRDRS is encoded by the coding sequence ATGGCGCAGATCCATCACTTCGAATACGGAGCACTGACTCCGACAGTCAGTTACATCCTCTCCGTACTCGGATCCCTACTCGGCCTCACCAGTGCGGGACGCCTCCGGTCCTCGAAGACCCGGGGCGAGCGCATCTGGTGGCTCACCCTGGCGGCGGTCGCCATCGGGGCGACCGCGATCTGGAGCATGCACTTCGTCGCCATGCTCGGCTTCGACGTCGAGGGCACCCCGATCCGGTACGACATCGGCCTGACCGTGGCGAGCGCGCTCATCGCCCTGGTCTCGGTCGGGGTCGGTCTCGCGATCGCACTGCTCGGCCGGACCGCCTCGAAAGCGCGGATCCTGGTCGGCGGCGTCATCGCCGGTCTCGGTGTCGCCGCGATGCACTACTGCGGCATGGCCGCGATGGAACTGCGCGGCGAGATCCACTACTCCGGCCGTGAGGTCGCCCTGTCGATCGGGATCGCCGTGGTCGCGGCCACCGTCGCGCTCTACCTGGCGATCACCGTCACCAAGCCGGTCGCCATCTTCGTCTCCGCACTGGTGATGGGCATCGCGGTCAACGGCATGCACTTCACCGGCATGCTCGCCATGTCGGTGACCGGTGAGGCCAACACCTTCGGCTCGGTCGAGGGCGCCACCGCGGCCGGTCTGCTCGTGCCGGTCGGCGCGGCGGTCGTCTTCGCGATCATCGGCATGGGGTACGCCCTGGTCTCCGCGCCCACCGAGGAGGACCGGGAAGCCATCGCCTACCTCGCGCAGCGCATGGAGGACCGGCTCGCCAACCCGCAGCCGCAGCAGCCCCAGGTGCCGTTCGGCGGTGCCCCGGCGAGCCAGCAGCAGCCCCAGGGCCGGGCCGGCCGGACCACGCTCGGCGACGCCTCGTGGACGTACCGCGACCGGTCGTGA
- a CDS encoding response regulator: MASIVVAEDDSDIASLLSTVLSNAGHTVRTADSGQAALDMIAEAGPDLVILDHHMPGLSGLDVAGRLRGHATTAGIPVIMLSAATPAAARGLCDMTISKPVRPKHVLEAANELLAARFDGIPAGQHHDPATQLVDVGRLLAVSDYLTRPAHAEALDAFAERLTELTGVPSAAITLVLNDSVAVAGSHGMPRWVREAGGVPVEWSPDTIVVAEDVPVLIGDSAADKEYATSPLFSVSGVRSYASVPLNSAEGHVVGTLCVMDEKPGSCTENTVQILHSQRAQALVLLARAG, encoded by the coding sequence ATGGCGTCGATCGTGGTCGCGGAGGACGACAGCGACATCGCGTCGCTGCTCTCCACCGTGCTGAGCAACGCAGGTCACACCGTGCGTACGGCCGACTCCGGTCAGGCCGCCCTGGACATGATCGCCGAGGCCGGTCCGGATCTGGTCATCCTGGACCACCACATGCCCGGCCTGAGCGGGCTGGACGTGGCCGGGCGGCTGCGCGGTCACGCGACCACCGCCGGTATCCCGGTGATCATGCTGTCCGCCGCGACGCCGGCCGCCGCCCGTGGGCTGTGCGACATGACGATCTCCAAGCCGGTACGTCCCAAGCACGTGCTCGAAGCCGCCAACGAACTCCTGGCCGCCCGATTCGACGGGATCCCGGCCGGTCAGCACCACGACCCGGCGACCCAGCTCGTCGACGTGGGGCGGCTGCTCGCGGTCTCCGACTACCTGACCCGGCCGGCGCACGCGGAGGCCCTGGACGCGTTCGCCGAGCGGTTGACCGAACTGACCGGGGTGCCGTCGGCCGCGATCACGCTGGTGCTCAACGACAGCGTCGCGGTCGCCGGGTCGCACGGCATGCCCCGGTGGGTACGGGAGGCCGGCGGCGTACCGGTCGAATGGTCCCCGGACACGATCGTGGTGGCCGAGGACGTTCCGGTGCTGATCGGGGACAGCGCGGCCGACAAGGAGTACGCCACCTCGCCGCTCTTCTCGGTCAGCGGAGTGCGCTCCTACGCGAGCGTGCCCCTCAACTCGGCGGAGGGTCACGTCGTCGGTACGCTGTGTGTGATGGACGAGAAGCCCGGTTCCTGCACCGAGAACACCGTGCAGATTCTGCACTCGCAGCGCGCTCAGGCATTGGTGCTTCTCGCTCGCGCAGGATGA
- a CDS encoding D-arabinono-1,4-lactone oxidase yields the protein MRERLTNWAGNIVFGAQRLHRPGSVDELRETLAGTSRARVLGSGHSFNRLADTDGDLISLAGLPRMVEIGPDRTTVRADGGIRYGELATRLAAEGLALHNMASLPHISVAGAVATATHGSGVRHGNLATAVSGLEIVRADGAVAQLTRADPDFAGAVVHLGALGVITALTLDVVEAFELRQYVYENLSAEALDEHLDEILSAGYSVSLFTRWTGTGIDQVWLKRAEPLTGDLFGATEADGPRHPVPGMPALNCTEQGGVPGPWHTRLPHFRMEFTPSSGEELQSEWHVPRSSGRDALAAVAALRERVSAVLQVCEVRTIAADDLWLSPNHERDSLALHFTWIADTDAVLPVVAEVEKAIAPLGARPHWGKVFSTDPAELRAAYPRFGDFAELAGRFDPAGKFRNQWLESLLGA from the coding sequence ATGCGGGAACGTCTGACCAACTGGGCCGGGAACATCGTCTTCGGCGCGCAGCGGCTGCACCGGCCGGGCAGCGTCGACGAGCTGCGGGAGACACTGGCCGGCACGTCCCGGGCCCGGGTGCTCGGCAGCGGGCACTCGTTCAACCGGCTCGCCGACACCGACGGTGATCTGATCTCCCTGGCCGGCCTGCCGCGCATGGTCGAGATCGGTCCCGATCGCACCACGGTCCGCGCCGACGGCGGCATCCGGTACGGGGAGCTGGCCACCCGCCTCGCCGCCGAGGGCCTGGCCCTGCACAACATGGCCTCGCTGCCGCACATCTCGGTGGCCGGCGCGGTGGCCACCGCCACCCACGGTTCCGGTGTCCGGCACGGCAACCTGGCGACCGCGGTCTCCGGCCTGGAGATCGTCCGCGCCGACGGTGCGGTGGCCCAACTGACCCGCGCCGACCCGGACTTCGCCGGTGCGGTGGTCCATCTCGGCGCGCTGGGTGTGATCACCGCGCTCACGCTCGACGTGGTCGAGGCTTTCGAGCTGCGGCAGTACGTCTACGAGAACCTGAGCGCCGAAGCCCTCGACGAGCACCTGGACGAGATCCTGTCGGCCGGTTACAGCGTCAGCCTCTTCACTCGCTGGACCGGCACCGGCATCGACCAGGTCTGGCTGAAACGGGCCGAGCCGCTGACCGGTGACCTGTTCGGCGCGACTGAGGCCGACGGCCCCCGGCACCCGGTGCCCGGCATGCCCGCGCTCAACTGCACCGAGCAGGGCGGGGTGCCCGGCCCGTGGCACACCCGGCTGCCGCATTTCCGGATGGAGTTCACCCCGAGCAGCGGCGAGGAGCTGCAGTCCGAGTGGCACGTGCCCCGTTCGTCCGGGCGCGACGCGCTCGCCGCGGTGGCCGCGCTGCGGGAGCGGGTGTCGGCGGTCCTGCAGGTCTGCGAGGTCCGCACGATCGCCGCCGACGACCTGTGGCTGAGCCCGAACCACGAGCGCGACAGCCTGGCCCTGCACTTCACCTGGATCGCCGACACCGACGCCGTCCTGCCGGTGGTCGCCGAGGTGGAGAAGGCAATCGCCCCGCTGGGTGCCCGCCCGCACTGGGGCAAGGTCTTCAGCACCGATCCGGCCGAGCTGCGGGCGGCGTACCCCCGGTTCGGCGACTTCGCCGAGCTTGCCGGCCGGTTCGACCCGGCCGGCAAGTTCCGCAACCAGTGGCTGGAGTCTCTGCTCGGCGCGTGA
- a CDS encoding rhodanese-like domain-containing protein: protein MTSAIEHFSNRLRFETDVSDVQQALAAGTPGYVVIDSRSTESWDQGHLPDAIHLPTREIAARAAALVPAGSAVVTYCWGPGCNGATRAALEFAKLGHPVKEMIGGYEYWVREGFPVETATGRSSRPIDELTAPAGAACGC from the coding sequence ATGACCAGCGCGATCGAGCACTTCAGCAACCGGCTCCGCTTCGAGACCGACGTGAGCGACGTCCAGCAGGCCCTCGCGGCCGGCACCCCCGGCTACGTGGTGATCGACTCCCGCAGCACCGAGTCGTGGGATCAGGGGCATCTCCCGGACGCGATCCACCTGCCCACCCGCGAGATCGCCGCCCGGGCCGCCGCACTGGTCCCGGCCGGCAGTGCGGTCGTCACCTACTGCTGGGGCCCGGGGTGCAACGGGGCCACCCGGGCCGCCCTGGAGTTCGCCAAGCTCGGCCACCCCGTCAAAGAGATGATCGGTGGGTACGAGTACTGGGTGCGCGAGGGATTCCCGGTCGAGACCGCGACCGGCCGCAGCAGCCGCCCGATCGACGAGCTGACCGCCCCGGCCGGTGCCGCCTGCGGCTGCTGA
- the ftrA gene encoding transcriptional regulator FtrA gives MLRVGRRGPAIAVLAFDGMSLFETGIVSEVFGLPRPEFNFPWYELTICSETPGPVRVVGGAALHTEHGLDVFAAAQTLIVPGVPDVHGDPSPALVAALRAAHARGARVMSICSGAFALAGAGLLDGRRATTHWRYAEILRRRHPAVRVDADVLYIDDGDVLTSAGSAAGLDLCLHVIRRDHGPAVANTVARRLVVPPHRDGGQAQFVEAPVAEDPEDARVARSMEWALGNLSGPISVAVLARQAHMSSRTYLRHFQRATGTTPIRWLIDRRVQASLALLETTGAPIEEIATAVGFETAVTYRHHFGQAMRTSPSAYRRAFAVTAQPSVSAQPNSQ, from the coding sequence ATGTTGCGGGTGGGCAGGCGCGGGCCGGCGATCGCGGTGCTGGCGTTCGACGGCATGTCGCTCTTCGAGACCGGCATCGTCTCCGAGGTGTTCGGGCTGCCCCGCCCCGAGTTCAACTTCCCGTGGTACGAGCTGACCATCTGCTCCGAGACTCCCGGCCCGGTCCGGGTGGTCGGCGGCGCGGCCCTGCACACCGAGCACGGCCTGGACGTGTTCGCCGCCGCGCAGACGCTGATCGTGCCCGGTGTCCCGGACGTGCACGGCGACCCGTCCCCGGCGCTGGTCGCCGCCCTGCGCGCGGCACACGCCCGGGGCGCCCGTGTCATGTCGATCTGCTCGGGGGCGTTCGCGCTGGCCGGGGCGGGTCTGCTGGACGGTCGCCGGGCCACCACCCACTGGCGGTACGCGGAGATCCTCCGCCGCCGCCATCCGGCCGTGCGAGTCGACGCGGACGTGCTCTACATCGACGACGGCGACGTGCTGACCAGCGCGGGCAGTGCCGCCGGGCTGGACCTGTGCCTGCATGTGATCCGCCGCGACCACGGCCCGGCGGTCGCCAACACGGTGGCCCGCCGCCTGGTCGTCCCACCGCACCGGGACGGTGGTCAGGCCCAGTTCGTCGAGGCGCCGGTCGCGGAGGACCCGGAGGACGCCCGGGTGGCCCGCAGCATGGAGTGGGCGCTCGGCAACCTGTCCGGGCCGATCTCGGTGGCGGTGCTGGCCCGGCAGGCGCACATGTCGTCGCGGACCTATCTGCGGCACTTCCAGCGGGCCACCGGCACGACGCCGATCCGGTGGCTGATCGACCGGCGGGTGCAGGCCAGCCTGGCCCTGTTGGAGACCACCGGGGCGCCGATCGAGGAGATCGCGACGGCGGTCGGCTTCGAGACCGCCGTCACCTACCGCCACCACTTCGGCCAGGCGATGCGCACGTCACCGTCGGCGTACCGCCGGGCGTTCGCGGTAACCGCCCAGCCGAGCGTTTCAGCCCAGCCGAACAGTCAGTGA
- a CDS encoding beta-galactosidase, which translates to MIFFGGDYNPEQWPEEVLDEDVTLMRQAGVTIATVGVFSWSNLEPEPGRFEFGWLDRVLDRLHEGGIKVALATPTASPPPWFTLAHPEAMPVTADGVRLTHGSRDTYCVSAPAYRAAARTVAAKMAERYAHHPALAMWHVHNEYGTDCRCDFTAAAFRSWLQKKHGELDALNEAWTTAFWSQRYSDWAQILPPRATQYLPNPAHVLDFRRFLSDELLGGYIEQRDLLREANPEVPVTTNFVQGGWVSVDHARWAAEVDLVAVDHYPATAGYGAEVETAFGGDLARGWGGGSWLLMETAPNLVYTPGRMHAKEPGQLTRNSLSYLARGSRGAMYFQWRQPRGGAEMFHSALVPHAGPDSPVFRETIGLGRYLKALGKQTFGPIAAQVAVTWDAPSWWALQGAGLPSKQIDYAAAVQQAHRALYESGLATDFLFPGLDDFAERLRSYKMVIVPHLYLVSDETAGALRDFVAGGGHLVVDHLSGIADPAGRIRLGGYPGAFRDFLGVRVVEWRPLAPTGSIALDNGDRGLRWSERVETAGAETLVRYAGDVLAGAPAITHNRFGDGTAWYVSPGLDDGALRRLLDQVAAEAGVMPVLPGLPPKVEAVRRGDLLFLFNHGATPGQIHLPGPAHDAVTGREVPTSVTVQPGGSLTVRLG; encoded by the coding sequence ATGATCTTCTTCGGCGGGGACTACAACCCGGAGCAGTGGCCGGAGGAGGTCCTGGACGAGGATGTCACGTTGATGCGCCAGGCGGGCGTGACGATCGCCACGGTCGGGGTCTTCTCCTGGTCGAACCTGGAGCCCGAGCCGGGTCGTTTCGAGTTCGGCTGGCTCGACCGGGTGCTCGACCGGCTGCACGAGGGCGGCATCAAGGTCGCCCTGGCCACCCCGACCGCGTCACCACCACCCTGGTTCACCCTCGCCCACCCGGAGGCGATGCCGGTCACCGCCGACGGGGTGCGGCTCACCCACGGCAGCCGGGACACCTACTGCGTGTCCGCACCCGCGTACCGCGCCGCCGCCCGGACCGTCGCCGCGAAGATGGCCGAGCGGTACGCGCACCATCCGGCGCTGGCGATGTGGCACGTGCACAACGAGTACGGCACCGACTGCCGCTGCGACTTCACCGCCGCCGCCTTCCGGAGCTGGCTGCAGAAGAAGCACGGCGAACTGGACGCCCTCAACGAGGCCTGGACCACCGCGTTCTGGAGTCAGCGCTACTCGGACTGGGCGCAGATCCTGCCGCCCCGCGCCACCCAGTACCTGCCGAACCCGGCGCACGTGCTCGACTTCCGCCGGTTCCTCTCCGACGAACTGCTCGGCGGCTACATCGAGCAGCGTGACCTGCTGCGCGAGGCCAACCCGGAGGTGCCGGTCACCACCAACTTCGTGCAGGGCGGCTGGGTGAGTGTCGACCACGCGCGCTGGGCCGCCGAGGTGGACCTGGTCGCCGTCGACCACTACCCGGCCACCGCCGGTTACGGCGCCGAAGTGGAGACCGCTTTCGGCGGCGACCTGGCCCGCGGCTGGGGCGGCGGATCGTGGCTGCTGATGGAGACCGCGCCGAACCTGGTCTACACACCCGGCCGGATGCACGCCAAGGAACCCGGCCAGCTCACCCGCAACAGCCTCTCCTACCTGGCTCGGGGCTCGCGCGGAGCGATGTACTTCCAGTGGCGGCAGCCGCGCGGCGGGGCCGAGATGTTCCACTCGGCGCTGGTGCCGCACGCCGGCCCGGACAGCCCGGTCTTCCGGGAGACGATCGGCCTCGGGCGTTACCTCAAAGCGCTCGGCAAACAGACCTTCGGCCCGATCGCGGCACAGGTCGCGGTCACCTGGGACGCGCCGTCGTGGTGGGCGCTGCAGGGCGCCGGACTGCCGTCGAAACAGATCGATTACGCGGCGGCGGTGCAGCAGGCACACCGGGCACTTTACGAGTCCGGGCTCGCCACCGACTTCCTCTTCCCGGGGCTGGACGACTTCGCCGAGCGGCTCCGATCGTACAAAATGGTGATCGTCCCGCATCTTTATCTGGTGTCGGACGAGACCGCCGGTGCGCTGCGCGACTTCGTCGCCGGCGGTGGTCACCTGGTGGTGGACCATCTCAGCGGCATCGCGGACCCGGCCGGGCGGATCCGTCTCGGTGGTTATCCGGGCGCGTTCCGCGATTTCCTGGGAGTACGGGTGGTCGAATGGCGCCCGCTGGCCCCCACCGGATCGATCGCACTCGACAACGGCGACCGTGGGCTGCGCTGGAGCGAGCGGGTCGAGACGGCCGGTGCCGAGACCCTGGTCCGGTACGCCGGTGACGTCCTGGCCGGAGCTCCCGCGATCACCCACAACCGGTTCGGCGACGGCACCGCTTGGTACGTGTCGCCCGGTCTCGACGACGGCGCGCTGCGCCGACTGCTGGACCAGGTCGCCGCCGAGGCCGGAGTGATGCCGGTGCTGCCCGGACTGCCGCCGAAGGTCGAGGCGGTCCGCCGTGGTGATCTGCTGTTCCTGTTCAATCACGGGGCCACGCCGGGTCAGATCCACCTGCCCGGACCGGCGCACGACGCGGTGACCGGGCGCGAGGTGCCGACGTCGGTCACCGTGCAGCCCGGCGGATCACTGACTGTTCGGCTGGGCTGA